A stretch of the Desulfobacter sp. genome encodes the following:
- a CDS encoding N-acetyltransferase yields the protein MIRKALLDDVSQIHSLLQFYSKQGDLLARPLSQLYDHIRDFWVYEDPETQKVVGCCALQFCWETLAEIRSLAVDQAFTHKTIGSSLVERTIQEAFYFKIKELFTLTYRPEFFDRFGFSQIDKAALPVKVWSDCIGCVSYPDCDEIAMLKKF from the coding sequence ATGATAAGAAAAGCTCTGCTGGATGATGTCAGCCAGATCCATTCCCTGCTTCAGTTTTATAGTAAACAAGGAGATCTTTTGGCCCGGCCCCTAAGCCAGCTATACGATCATATCAGAGATTTTTGGGTGTATGAAGATCCTGAGACCCAAAAGGTTGTGGGCTGCTGCGCCCTGCAATTCTGCTGGGAGACCCTTGCTGAAATCCGTTCCCTTGCCGTTGATCAGGCTTTTACCCATAAAACTATCGGCAGTTCGCTTGTGGAACGCACCATCCAGGAAGCCTTTTATTTTAAAATCAAAGAATTGTTTACCCTGACCTACCGCCCAGAATTCTTTGACCGGTTTGGATTTTCCCAAATTGACAAGGCAGCGCTTCCGGTAAAGGTCTGGTCCGATTGTATCGGCTGTGTCTCCTACCCTGACTGCGATGAAATTGCCATGCTCAAAAAATTTTAA
- a CDS encoding phosphoglycerate kinase, translated as MKSVRDLDVENKRVFIRVDYNVPMDENNHITDDNRIQATLDLIRYLMDKKAKLILASHLGRPNGTKDDAYSLLPAARRLSELLNTQVQFVHDCIGPEVRARVADLHSSEILMLENLRFYDGEKKNDPEFARDLASFSDVYVNNAFAVSHRDQASVTGVPKFVKQSGAGFLLEKEVRSYYDSVETPKRPLTAVIGGAKVSSKLAALENMLNFVDSLIIGGAMANTFLAAQGVDTKGSMIEKELLGTAQDILEKADQKKINLLLPTDLLVADRFDPKADTKIVGLNDIPENWMALDIGPDTAEKFANAVKDAGTIVWNGPMGVFEIDQFAKGTQAIADAIADAAAFSIVGGGDTGLAAKQCKIADKVSYISTGGGAFLHMMEGRKLPGVVALE; from the coding sequence ATGAAATCTGTAAGAGATCTTGACGTTGAAAATAAACGGGTGTTTATCCGGGTGGATTATAATGTTCCCATGGATGAAAATAATCATATAACAGACGACAACCGGATTCAGGCGACCCTGGATCTGATCCGATACCTGATGGATAAAAAGGCAAAGCTGATTCTGGCCTCCCATTTGGGGCGGCCCAATGGGACGAAGGATGACGCCTACAGCCTGCTTCCTGCGGCAAGGCGGTTATCTGAACTTTTAAACACCCAGGTTCAATTTGTTCACGATTGTATCGGGCCTGAGGTTCGAGCGCGGGTGGCAGATCTTCACTCGTCTGAGATTCTCATGCTGGAGAATTTAAGATTTTACGACGGGGAAAAGAAAAATGATCCTGAGTTTGCACGGGATTTGGCCTCTTTTTCCGATGTCTATGTGAACAACGCCTTTGCTGTATCCCACAGGGATCAGGCATCAGTTACAGGGGTGCCCAAGTTTGTAAAACAGTCCGGGGCCGGTTTTTTGCTTGAAAAAGAGGTACGATCATATTACGATTCCGTTGAAACTCCTAAACGTCCTCTGACAGCCGTTATTGGCGGTGCGAAAGTGTCAAGCAAACTTGCAGCGCTGGAAAATATGCTCAACTTTGTGGACAGCCTGATTATCGGCGGTGCCATGGCCAACACCTTTTTAGCGGCCCAGGGTGTGGATACAAAAGGATCCATGATCGAAAAAGAGTTGCTGGGGACAGCCCAGGATATTCTTGAAAAAGCAGACCAAAAAAAGATAAACCTGCTTTTGCCGACCGACCTTCTGGTGGCCGATCGGTTTGACCCCAAAGCCGATACAAAGATTGTGGGGTTAAATGATATTCCGGAAAATTGGATGGCATTGGATATCGGTCCTGACACAGCCGAAAAATTTGCCAATGCTGTTAAAGATGCCGGCACCATTGTCTGGAACGGTCCCATGGGGGTTTTTGAAATAGATCAATTTGCCAAAGGCACACAGGCCATAGCCGACGCCATCGCAGATGCCGCCGCTTTTTCCATTGTGGGTGGGGGCGATACCGGGCTTGCCGCCAAGCAATGCAAAATTGCAGACAAGGTCAGTTATATTTCCACAGGCGGCGGGGCCTTTTTGCACATGATGGAAGGCAGAAAATTGCCCGGGGTGGTTGCCCTGGAATAA
- the radC gene encoding DNA repair protein RadC — protein MGTENLRHKGAGHRKRLRERFLVAGLSGFQDYEVLELLLSLNTPRKDTKEVAKALMKTFETLPRVLEASTPELCQVSGVGPANSFGIHLIKAVADRYLETRMLNRDVVKDPDSLLAYLNQMIGYKVKEHFVGIFLDAKNRVIGSEILFTGSLTASAVYPWEVITRALYHRAASVIFAHNHPSGDVEPSKQDLGITRTLCIALLFVGITVHDHLITGSEGHFSFAGHGLMAKYTQEFNQLNER, from the coding sequence ATGGGGACGGAGAATCTAAGGCATAAGGGGGCTGGCCACCGGAAACGGCTCAGGGAAAGATTCCTTGTTGCCGGTCTTTCCGGGTTCCAAGACTATGAAGTCCTGGAATTGCTTCTCTCCTTAAATACCCCGAGAAAGGATACCAAAGAGGTCGCCAAAGCTTTGATGAAAACCTTTGAAACCCTTCCCCGGGTATTGGAGGCCTCAACGCCTGAACTCTGCCAGGTGAGCGGGGTGGGGCCGGCCAATAGTTTTGGCATTCATCTGATCAAAGCCGTGGCAGACCGGTATCTTGAAACCCGGATGTTAAACCGGGATGTGGTCAAAGATCCTGACAGCCTTCTGGCCTATTTAAACCAGATGATCGGATATAAGGTCAAAGAGCATTTTGTCGGGATTTTTCTGGATGCCAAAAATCGGGTGATTGGATCTGAGATCCTGTTTACAGGATCTCTTACGGCCTCTGCTGTCTATCCCTGGGAAGTGATCACAAGGGCGCTGTATCACAGGGCCGCTTCTGTCATTTTTGCCCACAACCATCCTTCAGGCGATGTTGAGCCTTCAAAACAGGACCTTGGCATTACAAGGACCCTGTGCATTGCCTTGCTATTTGTGGGCATAACGGTTCACGACCATCTGATCACAGGAAGTGAGGGGCATTTTAGTTTTGCAGGCCATGGATTAATGGCAAAGTATACACAGGAGTTTAATCAGCTAAATGAGCGATAA
- a CDS encoding PBP1A family penicillin-binding protein, translated as MVLSRKKMYGGIIFIGLMAGLMAGAFYGLIYDLPEINHLKQFKPSAVTSVYSSDKKVITRFYLEKRFPISIDMIPDHLKQALIVTEDRAFFKHSGVNLKAIARAVFHDIKAGSFKQGASTLTQQLAKTLFLSPEKSILRKIREAILAIQIERRYTKNEILELYFNLVYLGSGAYGVEAASRTYFDSSAAGLTLGQAALIAGLPKAPSVYSPLNNPDRARQRRSIVLKQLLDTGKITAKAFDLANAEPVTVQSSGELAPPAPFFVSYLKNILGKTPSLTYTNGLAIHTTLNLRLQTIAEHSLVHHLKQLELRMEKNKIQSPDPEAALIALDIHTGAILSMVGGKNFNKNKFNRAVQAMRQPGSAFKPLVYAAAVEKGYEQNDILTDAPLTYTLPHSKTWTVKNFSRSFSGDMTLRKALALSKNTPVVRLMEKIGPQTVIDFARKAGITARLNPYPSLALGTAEVSLIDLTSAYTPFPNHGVRALPFAIEKIVDPDGQILFTHTIKKTAVTDRVSAAIMTDMLKGVVYEGTGKKASHIKKEIGGKTGTTDQYKDALFIGFSPDIACGVWVGNDNATTLGPYETGAKAALPIWIDYMQAFLKDKPYQYFDIPDQTKMIYIHPDSGTRFSQKAPGTTQAMVRSK; from the coding sequence ATGGTTTTATCCCGAAAAAAGATGTATGGGGGGATTATTTTTATCGGCCTGATGGCCGGCCTGATGGCCGGTGCATTCTACGGGCTCATATATGACCTGCCCGAAATTAATCACTTAAAACAATTTAAACCCTCGGCGGTTACCTCGGTTTACTCTTCGGACAAAAAGGTAATCACCCGGTTTTATTTGGAAAAAAGATTCCCCATTTCCATTGATATGATACCGGATCATCTCAAGCAGGCCCTGATTGTCACCGAGGATCGGGCCTTTTTCAAACATTCCGGTGTTAATCTCAAGGCCATTGCCAGGGCTGTATTTCACGACATCAAGGCCGGCAGCTTTAAACAGGGGGCATCAACCCTGACCCAGCAGCTGGCCAAAACCCTGTTTTTGTCACCTGAAAAATCCATTCTCCGGAAAATCAGAGAAGCCATCCTGGCCATCCAGATCGAACGCAGGTACACCAAAAACGAAATCCTTGAACTCTATTTCAACCTGGTCTACCTTGGATCAGGGGCTTACGGGGTTGAGGCGGCATCCAGAACCTATTTTGATAGCTCTGCCGCAGGACTCACCCTTGGGCAGGCCGCCTTGATCGCCGGACTGCCCAAGGCACCGAGTGTTTATTCTCCTCTGAACAATCCAGACCGGGCAAGACAGCGACGCTCTATTGTCCTTAAACAACTTCTGGATACCGGTAAAATCACTGCCAAGGCCTTTGACCTGGCAAATGCAGAACCCGTCACAGTCCAGTCGTCGGGAGAACTTGCACCGCCGGCACCTTTTTTTGTCTCCTATCTGAAAAATATTTTGGGCAAAACCCCCAGCTTAACCTATACCAACGGCCTTGCCATTCATACCACCTTGAATTTAAGGCTCCAAACCATTGCTGAACATTCCCTTGTTCACCACCTAAAGCAGCTTGAGCTGCGGATGGAAAAAAATAAAATCCAATCCCCAGACCCCGAAGCCGCCTTGATTGCATTGGATATCCACACCGGTGCCATCCTGAGCATGGTCGGTGGAAAAAATTTTAATAAAAACAAATTTAACCGAGCGGTCCAGGCCATGCGCCAGCCCGGATCTGCTTTTAAACCCCTGGTCTATGCCGCAGCCGTTGAAAAAGGGTATGAACAAAATGACATCCTCACAGATGCGCCGCTCACCTATACCCTGCCTCATTCCAAAACATGGACGGTTAAAAATTTTTCAAGATCCTTTAGCGGCGATATGACCCTTAGAAAGGCCCTGGCCTTGTCCAAAAATACCCCTGTGGTCAGGCTCATGGAAAAAATCGGCCCCCAAACTGTCATTGATTTTGCCCGAAAAGCCGGTATTACGGCCCGGTTGAATCCATATCCTTCTTTGGCTCTGGGAACAGCGGAGGTAAGTCTCATCGATTTAACTTCCGCCTATACCCCCTTTCCCAACCACGGGGTCCGGGCCCTTCCATTTGCCATTGAAAAAATCGTTGACCCGGACGGCCAAATTCTTTTTACCCACACAATCAAAAAAACTGCGGTTACAGACCGGGTCTCGGCTGCCATCATGACCGACATGCTCAAGGGGGTTGTTTATGAAGGCACAGGGAAAAAAGCCAGCCATATCAAAAAAGAAATCGGCGGGAAAACCGGTACCACAGATCAGTATAAAGATGCATTGTTTATCGGGTTCAGCCCGGACATTGCCTGCGGTGTCTGGGTGGGAAACGACAATGCCACCACACTTGGGCCCTATGAAACAGGGGCAAAGGCCGCCCTTCCCATCTGGATTGACTATATGCAAGCCTTTCTCAAAGACAAGCCCTATCAATATTTTGATATACCCGACCAAACCAAAATGATATATATCCACCCGGATTCGGGAACCCGATTCTCCCAAAAAGCCCCCGGCACGACCCAGGCCATGGTGAGAAGCAAATAA